One genomic segment of Arachis duranensis cultivar V14167 chromosome 4, aradu.V14167.gnm2.J7QH, whole genome shotgun sequence includes these proteins:
- the LOC107483150 gene encoding peroxidase A2 isoform X1, with amino-acid sequence MKFLLAIVLCGVVVLGTFPLSSDAQASQLDPSFYRDTCPTVHSIVRDVLRNVSKTDPRILASLMRVHFHDCFVQGCDASILLNDTATIVSEQGAAPNNNSIRGLNVVNDIKTAVEAACPNTVSCADILALAAEIASVLGGGPDWKVPLGRRDSLTANRTLANQNLPAAFFTLPQLTTAFANQGLNITDLVTLSGAHTFGRAQCQFFFARLYNFNGTGNPDPTLDSSYRQILQSQCPIDGSKNTSVVNLDLTTPDTVDNKYYSNLQAQKGLLQSDQELFSTPNASTTAIVNNFSANQTLFFEAFKASMIKMGNIGVLTGTNGEIRKQCNFVNSNSMGLANVASNKESFSEDGIVSSY; translated from the exons ATGAAGTTCCTTTTGGCTATTGTGTTATGTGGTGTGGTGGTTCTTGGAACATTTCCTTTATCATCAGATGCTCAAGCATCACAACTAGACCCTTCCTTTTATAGGGACACGTGTCCCACTGTTCATTCCATTGTTCGTGATGTCCTTAGAAATGTTTCCAAAACCGATCCCCGCATTCTTGCTAGCCTCATGAGGGTCCACTTCCATGACTGTTTCGTACAA GGTTGTGACGCATCGATTCTGTTGAACGACACCGCTACTATAGTGAGCGAACAAGGTGCAGCTCCAAATAACAACTCCATTAGAGGTTTGAATGTTGTGAATGACATCAAGACAGCGGTTGAAGCTGCTTGCCCAAACACTGTTTCTTGTGCTGATATTCTTGCACTTGCAGCTGAGATTGCATCTGTTTTG GGAGGTGGTCCTGATTGGAAAGTTCCATTGGGAAGAAGGGATAGTTTAACAGCAAACCGCACACTTGCCAATCAAAACCTTCCAGCTGCTTTCTTCACTCTTCCACAACTTACAACAGCCTTTGCTAATCAAGGACTCAACATTACAGATCTAGTTACACTCTCAG gTGCTCATACATTTGGGAGAGCTCAATGCCAATTCTTCTTCGCTCGATTATACAATTTCAATGGCACTGGCAACCCTGATCCAACCCTAGACAGCAGTTACCGACAAATACTACAATCACAATGCCCTATAGACGGATCAAAGAATACTTCTGTGGTGAACTTGGATCTAACCACACCCGACACGGTCGACAACAAATACTATTCCAACCTTCAGGCTCAAAAGGGTCTGCTTCAAAGTGATCAAGAACTCTTCTCTACACCAAATGCAAGCACTACCGCCATTGTCAACAATTTTAGCGCTAACCAAACCCTATTCTTTGAGGCCTTTAAGGCTTCCATGATCAAAATGGGTAATATTGGTGTGCTTACCGGAACAAATGGTGAAATTAGAAAACAATGTAATTTTGTTAATAGCAACTCTATGGGATTGGCTAATGTTGCATCTAATAAGGAATCTTTCTCAGAAGATGGCATCGTTAGCTCCTACTAA
- the LOC107483153 gene encoding peroxidase A2: MMMNSLFGLTSVLCFVVGTLILPFSNAQLDPSFYNTTCPNVHSIVSNVLTNVSKSDPRMLASLIRLHFHDCFVQGCDGSILLNDTSSIVSEQSAGPNNNSIRGLDVINQIKTAVENACPAVVSCADIVALAAEVSSELANGPSWQVPLGRRDSLTANQTLANQNLPAANFNLTLLISRFANQNLNITDLVALSGAHTIGRAQCRFFSNRLYNFSSSGNPDPTLNTSYLQTLKSICPNDGGSGTNLTNLDLTTPDTFDNNYYSNLQQQNGLLQSDQELWNTTGASTITIVNSFSSNQTLFFEAFKASMIKMGNIGVLTGSQGEIRTQCNFVNGNSSGLATLVTKQSQDNDGRVSSI; the protein is encoded by the exons ATGATGATGAATTCCCTTTTTGGTCTCACTAGTGTTTTATGCTTTGTGGTTGGAACACTAATATTACCCTTTTCAAATGCACAACTAGATCCCTCGTTCTACAACACTACATGTCCCAATGTTCATTCAATTGTGAGTAACGTGCTCACAAATGTCTCAAAATCTGATCCAAGAATGCTTGCTAGTCTCATCAGACTCCACTTTCATGATTGCTTTGTTCAA GGTTGTGATGGATCAATTTTGTTGAATGACACAAGTAGCATAGTGAGCGAGCAAAGTGCAGGGCCAAATAACAACTCAATAAGAGGTTTAGATGTtatcaatcaaatcaaaacaGCCGTGGAAAATGCATGCCCTGCTGTTGTTTCTTGTGCTGATATTGTTGCTCTTGCTGCTGAAGTATCTTCTGAATTG GCGAATGGTCCTAGCTGGCAGGTTCCATTAGGAAGAAGGGACAGTTTAACAGCAAACCAAACACTTGCTAATCAAAATCTTCCGGCTGCAAACTTCAACCTCACTCTACTTATATCTAGATTTGCTaatcaaaatctcaacattACTGACCTTGTTGCACTCTCAG GGGCTCACACAATTGGCAGAGCTCAATGTAGATTTTTCAGCAATCGATTATACAATTTTAGCAGCAGTGGAAACCCTGATCCAACTTTAAACACAAGTTACCTACAAACACTTAAATCAATTTGCCCTAATGATGGTGGGTCAGGGACTAATCTCACCAATTTGGACCTAACAACCCCTGACACATTTGATAACAACTATTACTCCAATCTTCAACAACAAAATGGATTGCTTCAGAGTGATCAAGAGTTGTGGAACACTACAGGTGCATCTACAATTACCATTGTCAACAGTTTTAGTAGCAACCAAACTCTCTTCTTTGAGGCATTTAAGGCTTCAATGATTAAGATGGGTAACATTGGAGTTTTAACTGGCTCTCAAGGTGAAATCAGAACACAGTGTAATTTTGTCAATGGAAATTCTTCTGGATTGGCTACTCTAGTCACCAAACAATCACAAGATAATGATGGAAGGGTTAGCTCAATCTAA
- the LOC107483152 gene encoding peroxidase 15, which produces MMSFLSSFKVVALCYGLFVFGVFLSSEAQLDPSFYNKTCPNVHSIVREVINNVSKTDPRMPASLLRLHFHDCFVQGCDGSLLLNNTATIVSEQQARPNNNSIRGLDVVNQIKTAVENACPGIVSCADILALAAEISSVLDQGPDWKVQLGRRDSLTANITLAQNLPGPSLTLDQLKARFTAQGLNTTDLVALSGAHTFGRARCSLFVGRLYNFSNTGNPDPSLNSSYLQTLRSLCPNGGPGTTVANLDLTTPDTFDKNYYSNLQVHKGLLQSDQELFSTSGADTIDIVNKFSSDQNAFFEAFKASMIKMGNIGVLTGTQGEIRKQCNFINSQSAQLGLYNVASKESSSSEDGMVSSI; this is translated from the exons atgatgagTTTCCTTAGTAGTTTCAAAGTGGTAGCTCTATGCTATGGTTTGTTCGTGTTTGGAGTGTTCTTATCCTCAGAAGCACAACTTGATCCCTCTTTTTACAATAAAACATGTCCCAATGTCCATTCAATTGTACGTGAAGTCATAAACAATGTCTCCAAAACTGATCCACGCATGCCTGCTAGCCTCCTTAGGCTTCACTTTCATGACTGTTTTGTTCAA GGTTGTGATGGATCACTTTTGTTGAACAACACTGCAACAATAGTAAGTGAACAACAAGCTCGCCCAAATAACAACTCAATAAGAGGTTTAGATGTTGTGAATCAGATCAAGACGGCAGTGGAAAATGCTTGTCCTGGCATAGTTTCCTGTGCAGATATCCTTGCTCTTGCAGCTGAAATATCTTCTGTTCTG GATCAAGGTCCTGATTGGAAAGTTCAATTAGGGAGAAGGGATAGTTTAACAGCAAATATAACCTTGGCACAAAACCTTCCAGGTCCTTCCTTGACCTTGGATCAACTTAAAGCACGCTTTACtgctcaaggcctcaacactaCTGATCTAGTTGCACTCTCAG GTGCACATACATTTGGTAGGGCTCGTTGCAGTTTATTTGTTGGACGGTTATACAATTTTAGCAACACTGGTAATCCTGACCCAAGTCTGAATTCAAGTTACCTACAAACGTTGAGATCACTATGCCCTAATGGTGGTCCCGGAACCACAGTAGCCAATTTGGACCTTACAACACCCGACACGTTCGACAAAAACTATTACTCGAATCTTCAGGTTCACAAGGGGTTGCTCCAAAGTGACCAAGAGTTGTTCTCAACTTCGGGTGCAGATACCATCGACATTGTGAACAAGTTCAGTAGTGACCAAAATGCTTTCTTTGAGGCCTTCAAGGCTTCAATGATCAAAATGGGTAACATTGGTGTCTTGACCGGTACTCAAGGCGAAATTCGAAAACAATGCAACTTTATTAACTCACAATCTGCTCAATTGGGTCTCTACAATGTGGCTTCCAaagaatcatcatcatcagaagaTGGAATGGTTAGCTCAATCTAG